From Gossypium raimondii isolate GPD5lz chromosome 11, ASM2569854v1, whole genome shotgun sequence:
TAAAGTggtataaaatcctactaagcttgggataatatgtttaagtgatattgtggatttattcacctcgtaagttgatgaatataacttcatgagtattgtggtatcaatattgggTTATCCTTGAgtattgtggtatcaatattgggttatccttgatatgtatagatttcatattttaaatgaactaatatgattaaagactacacgagcttattaagcattcattgcttacgtatttgtttttatttaccctaCAGATTATCAAAAGCTCAATTGGGTTGGAAacttgtcggagatatatcacactatccattggctctaccggtaattttggatgatttgattctggttataatggcatgtataagttaatttagcCAACATTGgctcattaatattttgattttggttggtttcaaatatgaatgctagatgaaatgaaatgtctgaaaattaatctgtaaattttggtaatgctctataaccttGTTTCGGTGatggattcgggttaggggtgttatagatgTAACCTTTCTTTGGGTAaaagtggcatgtacttaggtattatataaattatgtactTAAGTCTTGTAAATTTGGTTGTAAAATGATGTCTAATATGgattataagtatgaaatgaaataatatggCACATTTGGTAAATGTGGCATGAaactaaaatggaaataaatgaaattattagttcaattaaaaattgtttatgaatGATCAAGtagataaattgttaaattaatgttGTAAGCATAATTAGGCATGTTTAATTGTGTAGATGTATAGGTTGTTACATTGGTTGCAAATTGGGTGTGGTTTGAAATTGCAGGAAAGGTTAGataattataaaggggttatattgagtttttttttaaatttttgaagtaCTTGAACAAGTCCCGATTCATTTCTAATACATATCCTAGGCCTCAAAGGTCcataaaagggactaaatcattaaattataatatgtatgttatttacTTAGGAATTTTTAATCGTACATTATCCGatatgttcggtaatgcctcgtaaccctgtttcgatGACGGTATagggttaaggggtgttacatagtgTGAAGTTGCTCCGACCCGCTTCCAACCAAAGTGAGCTTCCGAATTagtataaaacatgaaaaataaaacagagtgagcatttaatgcttagtaagttcctATGAcaaggaaattaacttaccatttaatttcatttaaggTAGGCATGTTAATATAACCAAActaatttggccaaaagcctaagcACATATCCACAATATGTTAGCCATGTAACACTTTTCATAATCGATATACATGGATGTACATAAGCACTAAGTAAGATTCacatacatgtatcatccatctTATATTTCAACATATCATGttatatcatttccatgtaattcaaGTATATACCTGTAATTGTTCGTTTCGAACTCATATTGTTTCATATCAGAactttacccgttgaaccatttaaaatatctttgGATACACgagtagtacacacgaagtgtacaaatctgtaatccatcaattcatatacatatgttcTCATACGAGCATGTAAACAGGAAGCTCTTCcaagccatataacaggaagctcatgtgagctaggTAACGAGAAGCTCTTGCAAGCCAAATATCATGAAGCTCAAGAGAGTTGTTAATtaggaagctcatgagagcaaAGTTTCGAGAAGCCCAagagagctgtggtgtgtccgcaataCATGTAGGATCACGACCAAATCGggaaccctaatgacatgtcatttgtatctttcaaatttctaaggttcaaacggaaCTCAGAAATTATTGAATATGTGATCGGTAATTATACATGGAAATTTGTGCAAATCACACAAaacaatattcaatttaaaacatttaaatatacaatttagctatacgaacttacctcaataagTATACATAGATCTGTaagctactaatccgatactttttcttttcctcgatccaatttCGTActaggtctatccggatctatacgaatgaatttaactcaatttaatacaattcatattcaattcaatcaaatacacttttggaaaaattactattttgcccctatacatttaattaattacaatttagtccctaggctcgaaaaataaaattcattcaatttaatccttattcaagCCTAGTCGATTTTTCATACATAtcaatagcagcccatgtatttcacaaaatttataaatgtttcataaatttttcatcttttcaattcaggtccctaattgataatttaatcaaaattccttaataaaatacttttaaatatcaatcaacatctcaaattcatcatttaataactaaaatcatatagaatcatcaatggaaacttccaaaatttttaataaaatctaaaggTAAGGTAAGGTTtaattggacctaattgtaacaatctcaaaaatataaaaattataagaaacgagtaagaattgaactcataTGAAGCAAAAATTGAACAACCACTTAGGGTTTTCTCTCCTATGGCTATTTTGGCCGAAAGTTTGAAGAAGAATGCTAAAAAAGAAATCTCAATTtcctatttgttttattttaatttcaaataaattaccaatttgccattaaatcacattattttattatttttccatgTTATGCCGCCTCATCCATCTAATTTAGGCATATTTATTCCTTAAGTCCTcccttttttattaatcaagccatttattcacttaattattataattagcaagttttgcacctttttcaatttagtcctttttaattaattaactatcgaaatattaaaattttcaacgaaactttaataccaccttattaacactccgtaaatatttataaaaatatttataaaaatatttacggctcggttttGTAGAAATGAGGttctgatacctcattttctaaaacaactTGACCTAGGGTTTTATCACTCGAacctaataattcattataagacataaattactaattcaaaaatctttttaaaaccatatttgactcgcaaattttaattaataatatttacgaacttactcatcgaatttggtggccttggaccactgtttccgacaccactgaaaaatgggctgttataCATTGACTTCACAGACTTTGATGTCTGTGTTGATTGCATTAAggaaaaacataccaaaacctTATAAAGCTTATAAAGCTGAAGTTGAGATATCTTATTCATGAGAAATTTCAGTCTTTGGACGTATTCAAAGCTTATAAAGCTAAAGTTGAGAGTCAACTCAACAAAAGGATTAAGAACACCATATTTAATCGTGGTGGCGAGTACTACTGTAGATATGATGGCTCAGGTGAATAATGTGCAGAAACATTTGCGAAATTTCTAGAGGAATGAAATATTATCTCATAATACACCATGCCAGGATCACCCAGTATGAATGGTGTAATTGAAAGACCAAATAGGACTCAGAAAGGATATGCAGGATCACCCTCCCTTTATTGCAAAATGATTTGAAGCAAAGAGTTGTTTTGTTTTATGGGGTGATAAAGGTGAGTTGGGTTTGGTAAATTATATGGGTTgaattcttccttttctttttcaattatagGTAGCTAATAACTCCATTGTTGGGCCTAATGATGTCACTTAGCAGCAGCCAAGGAAGTACATTGGGCTGTTTGATGAGGTTTCTACATTCTACAATTGAGTTCACAATTGTAAAAGCGTTCCGGACAGGGGAGGGGACCGTTTCTAAATCTTCTTCACATGTTCCTTGTGTTAATGCTATCAACTTTTACCaactttttattaataatttccgATATTGTTATGATtacatatttgtttatattctcATAATGTTAGCAGTACtaattaattaggttttaatttagtattaaaattattaaaagctatacctttcacaaaagaagaaatattttaatgaggatatttatattttttatatgggATAATGATGTATTTGATCCTTCaacttaataaaagaaaaaaagtcattttagcctttcattcaatttttcatcttttttagcTCTTAAATTTGCATTGTTGATCAAATCACtctaaaattgatgaaaaagttaatgtGGCATCCATGTGAATGTCATGTATATGTCACGacagtaattaaataatttttaaaagattaaaagtatattctttatgttaataatttatatatttttaaatttttaaatattaaaaaattaattaattgttgacgTGGCATCCGCATGGCAATCAACATGTGTGTCATGTTAATAAAGTTAACAGAAGTTAATTCTTCCATCCATTTtggggttgatttgataaatagTGTAAGTTTAAATGcaaaaaaaggtaaataaaataaataaaatactaaaataattttttataaagttaaaagttcaaacaaattattatttaataaatttagaaatatacatattatagaaattatgaaatttgaactCGAGAAATcatacttttataataaattcatcattatttattttaataaattaattattcatacataattttaaaaattgtcatCCAACAATATTTGGAACTCACATTACCAAAGAGTTAGTGTCGTCCTCTCATTTCTTGCTGGGaatagtttttttctttgagagaaacaaataaattaagcatAATTATCTAGTAATATTCAGTGGATTCACTGAGAATAGCTGTAAACTATTATTCTTGTTAAAAGCTATTTTGGTGATGTAGTCcacttttaagttttttttttaggaatatAATTCAAATCCTATTGATCTATCTTCAACAAAATCAGTTGAATACGTTTGATAAGTGCTGAATTAGATGTCgatgaaaaaaatttctaaattaccTGAATAACCTTCGTACTATCTATTCGAATCAACACTTTATTGCACcgcttgtttatttttttagtaaaatatttgtaatttttgtaaaaccGAATTGAATTATGTAAATCTGTaatatatgcattaaaatcgattattatttaaatttgaattctaaaattcaataataaatttaaataataaatatataaaaattaatattcaaatagATATTCAATCTGTTGTAAACAGTAATTTGAATATCTAAATTTGTACtattggaattaaaaatatatattaataaatatcaaagtACGGACTATCCATTACCAGCCCTGTATCTCACATGCttcaaaatcatcaatataATATTAAGGTGACCACAGTCCACAGCAGCCGAAACCTTTttaagaaatgaatatgaaattggGGGAAAAAGTTGGGTTTGTTTGAGGCAACTACTGGATCCTAATGCGTATGAATTACGTTAAGGGAGTTGAAACTCCTCAAGTAGTGGCTTCCAAGTCCACCCTATTCGTTAGTACACCTCCCCAGTCGTCATTGTTTTTTGGAACAAACCCCAAATCTGGGAGAGCTTTCCATTCCACTATAATCTCCCATATTCAATGCAACAAAACCAAGTCAAGCCAGGCTCCAAGCATGAAATTATGCAGCAAGGCGCTCACTTTTAGACACATACGAACTTGCCTTTGCCAAATTCACACATTGTGGGCGCCCCTTATATTTGCACAAAATTGTCCTAATTCTTCCCCCTCCCACTATATACACTGCTCCATAAAAAGCTAAGATCTTTGTTGTTGCCGACGCCAAAAGAGATGCGAAACAACGTCGGATTGGTCTTCTACAACACTCCATCTCCCTCCTTTTTAAGCTAAGATCATTAATATTGTGGGAACTTTACGAAATTTTtaacccaaaaagaaaagaaggttaATAATCTTAAGTTTTAATGTCGCAAATTGTCAAGATTTTATATGGCTAAGTATCTTTTTGGGAACTTGTTATGTTGGTGCTTTCTTATAATTTGACCAAAGCACATACAAGTAAAGACGCCCAAGGTCAAAAGAGGCTTTAAAGTAAAAAGTCTTTACTTGTGTAGATTAACTATAGCTTATAAactaaagttaaatttaattttagaccAGCAACAATTTTAGGATTTCCTAATAGCTAATAGTGCCTAATTTTTAGCAATAATATTTCGATCTAAATGTTCTATAGGAAAACTGGATTGGTTGGTGTACTTGCAATCCAAATGTAAATATCAAATGCTATAGTATTTTGATCTAAACACGTAATAATATGGATCACAGAAACAGTTTCCTATCTACTTATGCATTAATTTTATTCCTATTTTTAGCCTACAATGTTTTGTTCGgtggaaaaaaaatggaaatagaaaacaaaagaaaccagTTGTACAATTCAACTGTAAGTGTCGAGGTTGCTCTGTTGTTATTGGTAATTAGACTAAAGGTGTCGCCACGATACAAGCTGCCGTGGGAAGTATGTCATGCCCGAGCCAACAAGCGAAGAGTTCTATGTTGGGCAATGTTTTCAGCTTCACCTTTTGAATAATCTATGCGGACAAAAACCAATCGAATTGAGGAATAACCAATTTTACTAGTATGGATACTTGTTGGTGAATTACCTCAATGAACTGCATCttatacataatttctttttttttcttttcttttaaagattTTGTGTATTTCCGATAAATCTTTATCCGAAAAAGCCTAGAATTTTAACAACTTTAAAAACTAATGCATTGGGACAGGTTTATGGTTGAAATgaggttaaattctactattaattTGTGTACTTTGTATAAATTAAGGATTTattttgtactttaatttaattaattttagtaattattcttttgaaattagctgttttaatttttatactttctaaaatttaaaattccaatCTTAACCCAAACACGAGCAGTTAAATCATGCTATTAGTTTTATACAATGTgtaaagttgtagatttagtccatgcttacaaatagaataaatttgagtctttatacatttcaaaatttgaaatttcagtctTGATACTCAACGATAACAATTAAATCCATTAACTGGCTTTTTGTGAGTCATATGTAAAAATAGCGAAGAACCGACATGGCATTACAcatttgataatatgtttatagTATTAGATTTtgtaacttaataaatttaacaattaccATTTAGTGGAgactagaattttaaaattcgaatacCAAATAAAGTTTAACCTTGATTTAAAACATGACTTTTACTTtccaaataaaaacaatatttaatatataggCAAATATGGTATGTAAATGtgtattaatcttttaaaacaaGTTGCTGCTCTGTCTCTTTAATACCTCTTTAATAAAAGAATCTGCTTAAATAGGTTAAACAAAGGTTATTTAGTAACACAGTTGTCCAAATCATCCTTGCATGGCAGCTAAGgctacaaaaggaaaaaaaaaaaaaagggggttaaatttattacacTTTTAACTTGTAGTCTACGGTGGacctcaacaaaattaaagacgGAAAAAAGAGGAATCAAACCCCTCACCCCCCCCCCCTTTTCCTTgtatataaacacatatttggTTAATTGAAAAAACAAGTTACagtaagagaaaaaaagaaaacaatgggTAGGGTTAAACTGGAGCTGAAAAAGATTGAGAACAGAACATATAGGCATATAACTTTTGCCAAAAGAAAAAGTGGTCTTGTTAAGAAAGCTTATGAACTTTCGACTCTTTGTGATATTGAGGTTGCTCTTATTATATTTTCTCCAGCTGGAAAACTCTTCCTTTTTGATGGCAAGAAAAGGTGTGATTTTGTGTGTGTGCGCGCATTTTTAGATTTTGCTTTTTCCGATCTATGATTATAATATCTTGTTTCTTTATTGACTTTTTAATCTTATGATAtatatctctttctttttctttttttttataatgatttgttgagttttatttctttgattgaatttttgcATCCGATTTGATTTTGGGATATGTGTAGGATTGAAGAAATTCTTGCTGAATACATGGAACTTCCTGCTCGTCGACGTGGATGGTATGGCTTTTTAATGGAGGGTTTGATTGAATCTAAATATCTACaataatttgttttatctttaattatgctttttttttcaacatcaaaaaattgcaaaaattctaaacaaatatcaatgtatgaagaaattaaaaaaaatgttaatcaGATCGTgcaaaattacatattaacaatgatttttaaaaaataataaccgTTAGATGGATGTTGAAATTTTTGCGGCAGCGCCGTCAATAGTCATATCACATTTTGTACTTATTAGGTTTATACAAATTTGATCGCCGCCATTTTATAGCCGTCAATAGTCACATCACATTTTATACTTATTAGGTTTATACAAATTTGATCGCCGCCattttatagaataaatatacGTTTTTAGTAATCCAGACgcgacaaaattttaaaatctttttaaggTCTTTCATTTAAAATGCCACGGTTAACTCGTgtggattttctttttttgccttTCTAACAACTcttgatttttcattttggtgGTGAACTCCTCAATTGGCATACAAAGGGTGCTTGATCAAGAGGTAagtaactaattaattaaacaattatttacaaaatttcagGACAAGTTTTAcgtttgtgtgtgtgtgttttgttTCAGTTGATCCGACGCATTGTTACTCAGTTGAACGTTGAAGCTAGCTTTTACGGCGTCATTAGGTTTGCCTTGTAGTTAATTAAGATTAAtggttatattaatttttaatggtgaCTGGttgattaattttcttttacttgcCGATATTATAGAAGGGACAAAGACAGCGAAAATCTATTGAAGGTATGTAATGAAACAGTAGACGAGTAAAtggaacaaaaagaaataattttatagacTTTGATGtaaaatcatatcaataataatGCAGGAAATCCAGAATGGAATAGTTGTATGCGGTACTGAGCTGGAACAAGTGGAGAGGAACCTACAGTATGGGACCatcgaattaattttttaattatctttgaaattttcattctgttgttagaaattaattttgaattatatggATTGGTAggttttttctgaaaaatcCTAGTTCTCTTGATACAATAACCGAGGTTATGTACCATGAAATGATCTTGGAAGAGACCTTGGAACTTGTCCGTTTGCGCAAGGCAAGATACATACACACAACCTATTTGATTTAACATTTCTTTCTTTACAGATGAAATCCTAATTATGTGTGTCTCGTTTCTAATTTTACAGAGAGTTTTAGAAGCAAATGAATTTGTTGGACCGACTAGAATGGAATTTGGAGCTAACATTGTGCCCAATTTGGTCGATCCCAGTGAGGTAAAAAGCTAAATGTAACCCAGaactatttataaattgttATGATTAATGGTATTGAATATAGAATTTTAGAGTGTGTGATTTCATGTATTGGGTTTCGATGAAAGTGAATGTTATCACTGATTTTCTTATGTACTTTGCTTTGCTGTTTGTATCATTTAGATTCCGCTTCATGCGCAAAATGCTAGTGCCCAGGCTTGCTTAGAGCGAGGTTTGAACTACAACTTCATGAACTGGCCACCACTGAATGATGTTCAAGCTCCAACCAATTTTACTCATCAATCAATCGGTCTTCAACAGCCCTTAAGGTCTCAATAAGTTTAGTATTGTCTTTGATAGAGATTTTGTCTCCAAACCATACTTGGGTAGCTCAAGTGATAGCATGCTCCCATTAATGACTTATATGTCATAGATCATGGGTCAAGTTAGACCATGATCAAATTCTTCACATGGTTCTATCTATTCAGGCACTTTTCCTGAACACTCTTTATTGAATAGGGAGACAAAATCCAATCCCATATACATAGATTACCATTTTACATCTCTTTTTCATGTTTGTAGAAATTTAGCAGAACCCTTGGTTGAAAGGCTGCCATTCCCAATGCGATTGCCATCGCCAATGAGATCTCATCATCTTCAAGGGCATGGGCACTTGGGCGGAAATGAAGTGAGCACTCAACCaaacatgaattttgatgaCTATGTGTACCGTCCGGCGCCACCGATTGTCAATGCAAATTTCCCTCCCATGAATATGGACACCATGCCCCAGGTAAGACtgagatatatatatgtgatgatTTCCtgcaaaatgttaatatataCTATAATCATATTTGTTTAAAACCctatatcttaatttttttaaaaataaaatctgatAGCTAGTcccttttaatataaaaaaaaaacttaaatattcttaatttcatatagtcaataaaaatgcaaaattacTGATTTGAGTACCCAAAACATTAATttgatcatatatataatataggcAGCACCAAGAGGAAGCGAAGCGGAAGCGGAGGCGGAGAATTGGAGGAGCGGCAATAGTTCAAACCCTG
This genomic window contains:
- the LOC105803980 gene encoding MADS-box transcription factor 7, whose protein sequence is MGRVKLELKKIENRTYRHITFAKRKSGLVKKAYELSTLCDIEVALIIFSPAGKLFLFDGKKRIEEILAEYMELPARRRGWVLDQELIRRIVTQLNVEASFYGVIRRDKDSENLLKEIQNGIVVCGTELEQVERNLQFFLKNPSSLDTITEVMYHEMILEETLELVRLRKRVLEANEFVGPTRMEFGANIVPNLVDPSEIPLHAQNASAQACLERGLNYNFMNWPPLNDVQAPTNFTHQSIGLQQPLRNLAEPLVERLPFPMRLPSPMRSHHLQGHGHLGGNEVSTQPNMNFDDYVYRPAPPIVNANFPPMNMDTMPQAAPRGSEAEAEAENWRSGNSSNPDSSLWFLG